DNA from Brassica napus cultivar Da-Ae chromosome C4, Da-Ae, whole genome shotgun sequence:
CATAACTTCTCCGGTACTAATTTTTACTTCTAGAACTATTCAGAAGCTTGTATATGTACATATTGTAAAAACATTATTCCAATAAAATAGGTCTTTCGTATAATATTAGTGTCTCATCTCATGtggttttaattgttttagGTAGTAAAGATAGCGACTTGGttagtaaattaatttttaaacataagCATGCCCCATGGAATGGTGTCAGGTGTCTGTTACGTCTCGGGCATGGTGGCACGTGGCAATACGGTGGAGCAAGTTGACGCCGGCTTCCAACTGGACGGTTAAGGATGTGGGCCGGCTGGTTCCACCTATTTCGTTGATTTTGAAAAGTGTCGATGATATACGCTATTATTTAAATCTGATTAGAGACATAACTTTCCTACTATTTAATCTGACTAAagactaattattttattttatttgtcacTGAGAGActaattatttatcttatatctataattaatataagttGTATTACATATATCTATTATTTATCTATGTCATCTTACATTATATAGttctaaatatttacaaaatcaaaattaatacaAACACTTTAGCAAACCATATGTAAAAagcaaaattatatattttacgttaaattatttttttataaaagtgtttaaaataaaatttgttatttagTTTAAGcttataaactattaaaacactTTACAAATCTTTACTATTAAATTAGCCTAAATCTACCAAGTAAATCTTAAGTCTCACGAACTCAGCAAATGTAATCCttataaaatgcaaataaaacaTAATGTGAGAGTAGGTTTGGGCATTAGGTACGGATCAGTTCTTTTCAAGTCTAGGTTTTTTGGATCCTAAACATTTGGACATAACTaggtatttaaaattttatgtttcagaTTCAGGTCGATTCCTTTAGGGTTCAGATCTATAATTCAAATACCTATAAAAGACCAACAGTTTTTGGGTACATAACGAGTCTGAATTAGTTTGAGATTTTTCGGACTCGGAAAAATTAGAAGTatccaaaacccaaaaatacCGAAACACAAAAACACCCGAAAATCACAAACAAATacctgaaaaatatttaaaaattctcAAAACACCCCAAAATTTCACCATAAAGCTGACATGTGGaacatcaaaatacctaaaaacATTTCCtaatacccaaaatatttttttaaaattaattttttcccGAAACTCGAAACTACAATCAGAAACCTAGATCTGAAACTTGAAAAAGTATTCATAATACTGAAAACACATTCGAAAACCAAAAACATAtctgaaatatccaaatatacctaatatacctaatatacacaaaacattTTAGGTAATTTGGATACCCGATTAAATCTCGGGTAGGGCCTGAAATTGAATAGAGACCGCGGGTTgaagaaataatcaaatatgtacTTTGTCCTAGACCCATACCCAAACCACAGTTATATCTCGGGtcaattttggttttgttttttggaCCGGTAAAATGTCCAGGcctaaaaaaaagttatataagaCTGTACATACAAAATCTtatataaactaattcataaattatataattttaaacaagtgCCCTTCTTCGATATAATGactttgtaacataataatgtaCACCAATTCCAAAATTAATTCACAAACTTTGCTtacaatccaaaaaaaaacccacattttcgaagcgcggatcaaaatctagtaaaacACTGAAATTCGTTGGTCAAAATGGTTTAACTAATGATTTAATGGGGTCTGGTCATAAAATATTCTTGGTTTCCATTTATTTAACGTTTTTTGGTTTCAGTTTGGTTAATTATCGGTTAAAAATAGATTATGGTATGCTTTAAAATAGTAAACCAATTTGTTTTTGGTCAAAAAATAGTAAACCAATTTAAATCACGTTTTATGGGATTTTTGTTTTCGAACTTTATATACGTGGGGATATGTCTGTAACTTTAATATTGTAGGGACTTAGGACTGAAATTTTATATCTGAGGATAAATAGAACAAGGTCATAGTTTGGGAGACATCTGGTGCTATACGATAGTTTTCGTGGAAAAATAGCTCGTCTACCTTATATTATGAGCATATGCGCCATTAGAAAACTCATACGttgaaaaaacaatattttctgcaaatgctattgaagggaTACATACTTCAACTCTGTTTTGAAAAGTGTTACAAGGTATTATACATTTGGAATCTTTCTTTACTTTAAGCAAAATTCCGATTATAGGGACAGCTCTTTCAATATATACATTGGCTAACGTTTAGGAGCATGCGGATCTCAGTTGCTCTTCATGTCATTGCTAAAGGCTTGAATTTGAAATCTTTGAGGTACATGTCACCATGAAACTTCGGTAAGCTTCTTTGTTTTCCTAATTCCtaaaattaattcatataaCAGGTTCCAACATTTTTGGTAATCTGATGGATGTTGGGGTTGTTTAGTCTGTGGAGAAGAAAGTTTTGGAATTAGTTAGTTTCTATTTTCACATTCACACATCTATTGATAACTTATAACCCATCTTTACggttctgaaaaaaaaatctttcacaTGCTCCAACCATATCCGTGAGAAAGATAGAATATGGATAGTTTTTGTGTGGATGTCCTACTTGCTCACAAGAACAAGGAAAATACTGACTAAACTGGTGACAGTTGAATACATTGCCCACCAGCACTGGGTTACCCATGGCCTTCACTATCACACCCTTTATAAACCAGAAGCAGCTACAAATCAAGAAAAAACATCAGAAAACAGAAACAGACGCAAATGCATCATCATAAGCATGAACATAACCAGATGCAGCATCAACAAAACATTGTCACTGATAACCAGAAGAAGCATCAGAATTAGCAACCTAACCATCAGATGCATCATCGTTAAAATGTTGTTCTTCCTCAAATGATTTCCATCGGTACATAGTAAAAGTTGAGCAACAGTCTGCGTTCGAATCAAAATAGCTCTGAAACGCTCCTATCAGTCCAATGTCAATATGTGGTATTAGGGTTTCATCAAGGATACACTTGTACTCTAGTATAGTTAGGAAATGCcttgtaaccaaaaaaaaaaaggaagttgcATCTTATCGATATGAGAAAGTCATATCATTCAGCTTCACACACTTTATCTTTAAGATCTCAAAACACTTTCAACAATGAGGTAAAAAATGCTAAGGCTCTAACTGGTAACCATTAAAAGAATATggagaataagaaaaaaaaatgaatgaaaagaataaaataagagaaaaaattaTTCATCTTCTAATTTGATAAAGAATAATTGTAGTATATTATTCTTTAAATGTTAAGGAatcataattcaaaaaaaaatgttaaggaATGTAGAGGAATAATAGGAAATTGTAAGGAATAATAAGAAATTCACTATTCCCACTCATTCCCTTGGTCACCATTTAGAGTCTAAGTTTAGtgattgttattattattattattattattattattatgccCAACAAAGATAATTCTCTTAATATTTTATCCCCAAAAGAATGTAGACGCATGTAAAAGCTTAGGAACTAAGGGAGCATTTGGTGAAATTTCATTCTTCTATTCCCAAAGTACACAAGTACACATTTCCACTTCTCTTTAATCCTTTCACTCATCAGTACTTACAACTTTTGACTCTAACATATACCGCAACTCAAAGCCTAAGAAACACTTTGCAGGATGtttctaaaaaacaaaataataaaagtcaACAAATATCATGTTAACCATGATTCCCACATGTCTAAGCTCTTCTATCTGAGATAGGTTTATATCTGAAATACAAGCAAGATCTAGAATCATCAAAACTATCTACAATATGCAAATCTTTAaaggtaaaaaaattatatcatcaTACCTTGTATCCAAACAGTGTTAATGCCTCTTAATAGACTCTTCGGTATCACTTCTTTCTTGGTCAAGAAATTACTTCTTGCTTGGTCTTTCAAATGTTGTTTCTTCATGCACATGTTCAATTTTCCAAATGTTTGTAGCTGCATCCCTTTTTCTGTATGTTTGTTCCTAACTAAACTCAAGGTTTTTCCAAAACACCCTATTCCACGATAAACGTATTCCAGTCACACACCTCTCTCAGATGATCTTTGACCATTCCAAACTTCATCACTTTCATACCCACACGCTAATTGGATAATTTTTTCTCCCTCAATCCTTCTTTTGGCACATCAAACCACGAGAGTGAACATTTGAGAAATAATCAAACTTCAGAGTATGATCAGATGAAGCACTGTTGCTAAATGGTTTTcccaaaattttggatacttCTTCAACATATAAAACTCCACTACCGATCATGCTCAGTCGCTCTCCCATAGAAGGACTTAGGAGCAAACTAATGTTGAACAAAGCTGGAATGCTTCTAGGAGCCCTTCTGATCTCTACCATTAGTCCATCCTCTGTCACAAAGACAAGAGAATCTCCAGCGGAGAGCTTCTTGATGTTCACAAATGCTTGCCACCCATTTGTAAGGGTGTGAGACTCCAGAATGTGGTTGTGGTTATGTTGAAATGGCCATATGCGTTTGTGTATGTCCCTAATTTGTAAGCTGACACGTTCCTTGGGTAACACTACACCAACTCCAAGGCTAGCTACATTAATGGTGCACTCATGACTTATCAGATCGTTGGTATCAATAACCTTGATGAATCCCGGTAGTATTGCTAGTCTAGAAGCAGCAGGAGATGTAGTGTTTGATACAAGCATAGTTGTAGGTTTAGGAGTTGGGTTGTTTCTTGCAAGCACTCTAGGAGCATCATAAGCTGATGTGTTTGATACAAGCGTAGTTGATGGTCTACGAGCAGCAGGAGCTGATGTGTTTAATGCATGCATAGTTGATGGTCTACGAGCAACATAAGCTAATGTGTTTGATGCATGTATAGTTGTAGGCCTAGAAGCAGCATGAGTTGGGGTGTTTGATGCAAGCATAGTTGCTGGCCTATGAGCAACTGAAGCTTGAGTGTTGTGTAATACATTTGGACGTTCATACTTGATAACAATCTTCACATAGAACTCATCTGTTATGGTATCAGGAATGTATTCAATTGACACAACAAAGAAAGTTTTTTATTATCCACAAATTGTTGTTATCCATTTGTAAGGCTGAGACTCTCGAAGATTTGGTTGTATGTATGTTGGAATGATCATAAATGTTGACTAGCAGTATGATATAAAAACAGTATGTTACAGAAATTATATGCTTTCattaatgtatttattataaataataaataatttataaataaaacttttaatattCTATAAACTAATTACTCTATTATAATCTTCACATAAAAacatagaataaataaaatttggaaAACATTTGCAACTTCTAAATGTTTTTCTGTACGCTTTAGTAAAGTTTATAATGATAGTTGCATTTATTGTGCATTCATGACTAATGAAAACATAATGCTAGTTGAAGTTATTGTACATTCATGACTAATAAGATTGTTGTTATTGACATATTTGATGAATCCAAGTGGGAGTGTTGGTCTTGGAGAAGTAGAAGCGGGAGAGTTTGACGTGTTTGGAGTTACTGATTTACGAGCATTAGAATCTTGAGAGTGATGCGTTTAGATTTGTTGGTTTATGAGCAACATAAGCCGAAATGTTTGATTCAAGATATTCAACTATTAAAACATGGCAGTGAGCACATGGCAAATGACTGCATATAAGTTTCAGTTTTTCACTGTTGTTATACTATTCAATAGTTCCATGTGAGAAGTAAAAATGACTTAATGTGAAAAAATTTCAAGCATTTATCTGTCCCACACACTGCTGTTCATATCAATTTGGGGTTTATAAATAGTGGACATAAGACCAAAAGCAGTCACTTTGAGGCACTTACACATGTAAAGGAATCACCATACCTGAGTACACACAATACTTGGTGATTTTGCTAACAAAATTTCTTGGGTAATCGCTTGGCCTAAAGCATGTTTGTCATGATCTTTGTTGTAAAGCACATGGTGAATGTACTTGATTTTGATCGGTGAGTTACATTTTCTAAAGTAATACCCATTGAAAGGAGTTTTTCTAAAAGAGTGCTGAAAATTGTCTGATATAACTGTTATTTTCAGTTTGAGTGTGATATTGATATTGCGATTTTCAGAATGTTTGCTATGGATTCTTGACTTTTTTCATTGAACTGTTCCTTCGGTTATTCGACGTGGGATCATTACaaagtattatgaaatttatgggttttttctttgatttcatATACATGCTACTCTTATTTCTCGCTCTTGTTCTTACTAGTCTTGTACACTCTTGCTGCCACATGATTCATTCAAGATTACATGTTAGTCTCATTTTTTTGGTCTTGTTTCTCGCTAGTCTTCTACAATCTTGTTGTGATATGCTTCATTCAAGATTTCATGTTCGTCTCATTTCTCGTTCTTGTTCCTCGCTAGTCTTCTACACTCATTTCATATGAATCCATGTTAGCTCCTCGTTTGCTATACAATCTCCATTCATTTCTACAGGTATAAGATTCATGTTTGTTTGTGGTCTTTGGCAAACATGTATGTAtaaaatttcttcttttttttgactaaatgtATGTGTAAAACTTAAGCTCATACATTTCGTAATGTCACTTCCTTTCGTATAATGAATTTTCCCCTGTTGAAGATGAaaagctctgtttttttttttttgaacacagaGAAGCTCTGCAGAAACACAATAAGTTTTATCTTCCACACTTGGACAAGCACCGATAGGTATGCCACATAGATAGTAACACCCAACGTTCACATATGCTATCGGTCATATGTGTGCCAAAGGATATATTATGTTATTGGGCTTATCATGAGCCTAAACCTATATGCCATTAGGAATGTCGTACATTGAAGAAAGCagtaatatgtatatttttgttagCTCCTTGTTTGCTATACAATCTCCATTCATTTCTACAGGTATAAAATTCATGTTTGTTTGTGCTCTTTGGCAAacatttatgtataaaatttcttcttcttttttgactAAATGTATGTGTAAAACTTAAGCTCAAATATTTCGTAATGCCACTTCCTTTCGTATAACGAAGTTTCCCCTGATGAAGATGAAAAactctgttcttttttttttgaacacagaGAAGCTCTTCAGAAACACAATAAGTTTTATCTTCCACACTTGGACAAGCACCGATAGGTATGCCACATAGATAGTAACACCCAACGTTCACATATGCTATCGGTCATATGTGTGCCAAAGGATATATTATGTTATTGGGCTTATTATGAGCCTAAACCTATATGCCATTAGGAATGCCGTACATTGAAGAAAtcaataatatgtatatttttgttagCTCCTTGTTTGCTATACAATCTCCATTCATTTCTACAAGTATAAAATTCATGTTTGTTTGTGTTCTTTGGCAAACATGTATGTATAaaatttcttctttatttttgacTAAATGTATGTGTAAAACTTAAGCTTAAATATTTAGTAATGCCACTTTCTTTCGTGTAACGAAGTTTCCCCTGATGAAGATGAAAaactcggttttttttttttgaacacagaAAAACTCTGCAGAAACACAATAAGTTTTATCTTCCACACTTGGACAAACACCGATAGGTATGCCACATAGATAGTAACACCCAACGTTCACATATGCTATCGGTCATATGTGTGCCAAAGGATATATTATGTTATTGGGCTTATCATGAGCCTAAACCTATATGCCATTAGGAATGCCGAACATTGAAGAAAGcaataatatgtatatttttggtcATCTGATGAATGACAATAATTCATAGCTACCATACACATGAACTTCTTACCATATAAGTTATATCATACATGTATGTactaatgtatatattataacacGAGATATGCTaacaaaatatagtatatacgagctccatcatcatcaatcAGTCATCAAAGATTTTACGCAGGGAGTTGTCCTAGAAGCATGTTTAATATGTAATAAGTGTTTGAGCAGAGGCATAAGGCAGACCATGAACCTTCAtatgaatcatatatatataacgtatatatgtgagtatatatattatatataaaacatcatgGCATGTACAACTTGTTGCCGCACTTGCACCTCCAAGCTTCAGGGTAGTATTCGGCGGTGACAGGCGTGCCCGGAGGTACCGGGACGTGCACAGGCTTGCACGGCGTGCATCTTCCACACTTGGACAAGCACCGTGGCGGAGATGACCCCAGTCCCCTCAAAATCCTTCGCTCCCCCGCTGCGTTGCTCCGGTCACcggtcttcttcatcttctttatcaTCACCAGTGTACCCTTGCCCTCCTCCTGAATGATACGGTTGttcaatcaataataaattatattgtttttttctgcCAACTAAACTTTTAAGTTGaaactagaacttgatccgcATATCCGCGCGgatattctttcttttttaaattatcttatataaatggtaatatatatttataaaatttatatgtattaaataattgtttaatatatttctaaacccataaattttataatttattgtgaataattttattttattttttgatccaTCAATTATTATacccatatttttaaaatataacccGCGTATTggtgtaaatgtattttttatggataaaaaatttaggtaaaataaaaatgttggcTATggttatatttgatttatacgaTCAAATGAtcgaatatatattatttataattttgtgtgttttatatgatgtatttttataacattttttatgtttttagacatagttaatataccaaaataaaaaataaccagTCCgtataatgaaaattttgttatatttttggtattgatTAAgtgtaatttattatttaacttgaTTATAGGAAGTATTCCTTAAATAAGTAGGACATAATTTGTTGTATTTCATTTTAGGAAAATGCATTCATTAAACTATAAAAGATAAGAATACTA
Protein-coding regions in this window:
- the LOC106364739 gene encoding EPIDERMAL PATTERNING FACTOR-like protein 6 codes for the protein MGLERPSSLPSSENSRAKFSVFYIFLLCVVLCALTTFITPSSLSSPYIRNSKSGKLGQFDAQEEGKGTLVMIKKMKKTGDRSNAAGERRILRGLGSSPPRCLSKCGRCTPCKPVHVPVPPGTPVTAEYYPEAWRCKCGNKLYMP